A window of Candidatus Caldatribacterium sp. contains these coding sequences:
- a CDS encoding uracil-DNA glycosylase → MSRSLLQKKEELLAEIKQEVEQCTLCPLAKSRTQVVFGEGNPDALIMFIGEAPGEDEDRTGRPFVGKAGQLLTKILLSVGIQREEVYIANMVKCRPPRNRTPTLEEVET, encoded by the coding sequence GTGTCTCGTTCGCTTCTACAGAAAAAAGAAGAACTCCTTGCAGAGATAAAGCAAGAGGTTGAGCAATGCACCCTTTGTCCCCTCGCAAAAAGTAGAACCCAGGTGGTCTTCGGCGAAGGGAACCCCGATGCCCTCATCATGTTCATCGGTGAAGCACCTGGTGAAGACGAAGACCGCACGGGGCGACCCTTTGTCGGAAAAGCAGGACAACTCCTGACCAAAATTCTCCTCTCAGTAGGCATACAAAGAGAAGAGGTGTACATAGCAAACATGGTTAAATGCCGACCTCCTAGGAACAGAACTCCCACCCTCGAGGAAGTCGAAACC